CCCGGCAATCGGCAATATTTATTAATTTTGCTGACATTTGCGCCTTTTACTAACCTAAGAGCCGGCGAAGAACAGCAACAACCTTTAAACCCCTACTTTCTTCTGCCACAGCACTTTCTTCGTTACGGTGGTTCAATTAATAAAAAACCCCCTAATTGGGGGTAAAACACTCAACAACAGTGTTGAATAAAAAAGTTAGAGAAGATACAGCAGCACAAACAAAATCACCCAGATCACATCAACAAAGTGCCAGTAAATTTCAGCGGCTTCCACACCAAAATGATTTTCACTGGAGTAGTGATTGGGGAGGCGAGAACGCCATAACATCCCTAAAATTAGGATTACACCAAAGCAAACGTGTAAACCGTGAAAGCCGGTCATCACATAAAACGAGCTGGCGTATAAATTGGTTGTCAAACCAAAGGCTAAATTGCTGTATTCATAAACCTGGCCGGCTAAGAAAACGACGCCCATCAGGGCAGTTACCGCCGCCCAAAGCCGCAAACCGGCCACATCATTCTTCTTAATTGCAGTATTGCCTTTGTTCATCACAAAACTGCTAGAAATCAGAATCACGGTGTTAATTCCCGGCACCAATAATTCTCGCTCGATGCCTTCCGGCGGCCAAACCGGCGACATTGCCTTATAGATCAAATAAGCGGCAAACAAGCCGAAAAAGATCATCCCTTCTGCACACAGAAAGACAAACACCCCCCACATCCGAAAGTCGTGATGTTCTTCGTGGTGATCGGCTGTCGCCTCAGTGCTGTGGTGATAATTGAGAGCGGTTTTTTCTGGATCGATTGTTGGACTTTGCATGAATCTCTAATGCCAATAGAGGTACAAACTTTAGGCAGTTGTCAGTCATAAAAAATAACTGACAACTGATAGTTAAAAGCTAACTATTCGCGGTTTTGACTTTCTCCTTGACGATCATCCGGATGAGCGGCAACCGCAGGATCGGGATCGGCACGCAATGCAGAATTCGGGCCGGCAGACAAAGCTGGGTCTTTCGCATCCGAAAAAGGCACACCCACTTGAGTGTCGCGATTACCCATACCGTAGTCATAAGGGCCGGTTGCCAACACCGGCGTCGCGTCAAAATTCTCAATCGGCGGCGGTGAAGTCGTCATCCACTCCAGCGTCAGTGCATCCCAAGGATTATCACCGGCTTTCGGGCCTTTCGACCAGCTCCAAATCGCATTGATAATAAACGGGAACGTAGACACTGCCAGCACATAGGCACCAATGCTACAAACCATATTCAGTGTGGCAAATTTCGGGTCATACATTGCCACCCGCCGGGGCATTCCTTGTAAACCTAAAACGTGCATTGGCAAGAAAGTAACATTAAAGCCAATATACGTTAGGGCAAAATGAATGCGACCCCAGGTTTCGTTCATCATCCGTCCCGTCATTTTGGGGAACCAATGATAAAACGCTGAGTAAATGCCAAATACACTACCGCCAAACAGAACGTAGTGCAGGTGAGCAACGACAAAATAAGTGTCGTGAACGTGAATATCGAAGGGAACCGAAGCCACCATAACGCCGGTGATCCCGCCCAACACAAAGGTTGAGATAAAACCCATCGAAAACAGCAGCGCACTATTTAGCCGCAGTTTACCGCCCCAAAGGGTGGCTAACCAGCTAAATATCTTAATGCCGGTGGGCACAGCGATCACCATCGTGGTGATCATAAAAAACATCCGCAACCAGCCAGGAGTGCCACTGGTAAACATATGGTGCGCCCAGACAATCAAGCCCAAAAAGCTAATCGCCAGACTGGAGTAAGCGATGGCTTTATAACCGAAAATTGGCTTGCGGGAGTTGACAGGGATAACTTCCGAGAGCACGCCAAAAAACGGCAGGATCATGATGTAAACAGCGGGGTGGGAGTAGAACCAGAACATATGCTGGTAAACAATCGGATCTCCCCCGCCGGTTGGGTTAAAAAATGCGGTTCCTGCTAACAAGTCAAAGGACAGCAAAATCAAAGCTGCTGCCAAAACCGGCGTCGCAATTAAAATCAGTGCCGAAGTTGCCAGCATTGCCCAGCAAAACAGCGGCATTTGATTAAATCCCATGCCAGGAATTCGCATTTTGAAGAGGGTGACAACAAAATTCACCGCGCCCAAAATTGAAGAAGTTCCTAACAAAAGAAGGCTGAGAATCCAAATTTCTTCACCGGCTTTCCCACTGATTAAGCTCAGGGGCGGGTAAGAAGTCCAGCCGGCCCCCGGTGCGCCCACCAGGAAACTGCTCAGCAGTAAAATACCAGCCGGTGGAATAATCCAAAAGGCTAAAGCATTCAACTTCGGGAAAGCCATATCCTTCGCCCCAATCATCAAGGGAAGGATATAGTTTGCAAATCCCGCCCCTGCCGGCACGATCCACAGGAAAATCATGATCGTGGCGTGGACTGTAAACAGACTGTTGTAAAGCTCAGGGCTGACAAAATCAGCATCGGGGGTGGCGAGTTCCGTGCGAACCGCCGTTGCCAGCATCCCACCTATCAAGTAAAAAATAAACGTTGTGA
This DNA window, taken from Microcoleus sp. FACHB-68, encodes the following:
- the ctaD gene encoding cytochrome c oxidase subunit I; amino-acid sequence: MTQQVQLQESANLPAHGEEPAQRKWQDYFTFNGDHKVIGIQYLVTTFIFYLIGGMLATAVRTELATPDADFVSPELYNSLFTVHATIMIFLWIVPAGAGFANYILPLMIGAKDMAFPKLNALAFWIIPPAGILLLSSFLVGAPGAGWTSYPPLSLISGKAGEEIWILSLLLLGTSSILGAVNFVVTLFKMRIPGMGFNQMPLFCWAMLATSALILIATPVLAAALILLSFDLLAGTAFFNPTGGGDPIVYQHMFWFYSHPAVYIMILPFFGVLSEVIPVNSRKPIFGYKAIAYSSLAISFLGLIVWAHHMFTSGTPGWLRMFFMITTMVIAVPTGIKIFSWLATLWGGKLRLNSALLFSMGFISTFVLGGITGVMVASVPFDIHVHDTYFVVAHLHYVLFGGSVFGIYSAFYHWFPKMTGRMMNETWGRIHFALTYIGFNVTFLPMHVLGLQGMPRRVAMYDPKFATLNMVCSIGAYVLAVSTFPFIINAIWSWSKGPKAGDNPWDALTLEWMTTSPPPIENFDATPVLATGPYDYGMGNRDTQVGVPFSDAKDPALSAGPNSALRADPDPAVAAHPDDRQGESQNRE
- a CDS encoding heme-copper oxidase subunit III, with product MQSPTIDPEKTALNYHHSTEATADHHEEHHDFRMWGVFVFLCAEGMIFFGLFAAYLIYKAMSPVWPPEGIERELLVPGINTVILISSSFVMNKGNTAIKKNDVAGLRLWAAVTALMGVVFLAGQVYEYSNLAFGLTTNLYASSFYVMTGFHGLHVCFGVILILGMLWRSRLPNHYSSENHFGVEAAEIYWHFVDVIWVILFVLLYLL